In the genome of Micromonospora sp. Llam0, the window ACCAGCGGGGTACGCACCACCGCGTCCGGGTACGCCGGGTGGCTGATCTCCCGCGACTCCAGCACCGGTTCGCCGAGCTTGGCGGCTGCGGCGAGCCGGTCGAGGACCGCGTCGTCGACGATCGCGCCGATGAGCTCGACCGCCCGGGCCGGGTCGCCGGTCAGTTTGCCGATCGCGGCGGCGATGCCACCGGCCACCTCGTCCGGGCTCTTGCGCCCCTGATCGGTTTCGATGCCGCCAGCCGGCACCAGGATGTTCTGCGGGGTGGTGCACATCTGTCCGCTGTAGAGTGACAGGGAAAAGGCGATGTTGCGGCACATGCCGGCGAAGTCGGCCGTGGAGTCGACGACGATCGTGTTGACGCCGGCCTTCTCGGTGTAGACGGTGGCCTGACGGGCGTTGGCCTCCAGCCAGTCGCCGTACTCGGTGGAGCCGGTGAAGTCGATGATGCGCACCTCGGGGCGGCCGGCGAGGACGGTCGCCAGCCGCTCGCCCGGCGCCTCGGCGGCGAGCTGCACCAGGTCGGGGTCGAAGCCGGCCTCGCTGAGCACCTCGCGGGCGTAGCGGACGGTGATGGCCAGCGGCAGCACCGCGCCGGGGTGCGGCTTGACCAGCACCGGGTTCCCGGTGACCAGGGAGGCGAACAGCCCCGGGTAGGAGTTCCAGGTCGGGAAGGTGTGGCAGCCGACCACCAGGGCGACGCCGCGCGGCACCACGTGGAACGTCTTGGTCATCCGCAGTGGTTCGCCGCGGCCGGCCGGCTTCTCCCAGCCGGCGGTGCGCGGGTGGCGGGTCATCTCGGCGTACGCGTAGGCGACGGCTTCCAGCGCACGGTCCAGCGCGTGCGTACCGCCGGCCTGGAACGCCATCACGAACGCCTGACCGGTGGTGAACTGCACCGCGTTGGCCAGCTCGAAGCTGTGCGCGTGCAGCCGGGCGAGGATCTCCAGACAGACGCCGGCCCGGCTACGCGGGCCGGCGTCACGCCAGCCGGGCAACGCGGCCCGGGCGGCGGTGATCAGCTGGTCGACGTCGGCACGGGGGTACCGGACGTCGAGTTCGATGCCGAACGGGCTGTCGTCGGTGGCGACCGGGGCGCCGGTGGCGGTGGGCTGGTCGAGGGGAAAGTCCTTGCCGAGGTAGGCGCGGAACGCCGCCGCGCCCTCGGCGGCGGCGTGTTCGCCGTAGATCCGCGGGCTCGGCGACTCGGGGTAGGCCGACCAGTAGTCCCGTTCGGCGATCGCGGTCAGCGCCCGGGCCAGGGTGTCGGCGTGCGTGACGTACAGCGGGTGCGGGGTCTCCGTCATGCCGTCATCATGCCTCAGATGGTCTGCTGCCAGTTCTGCCAGATGTCGACCGCGCGGAAGCCGATCGCCTCGTTGATGGCGATCATGTGCTGGTTGCTGTCGGCGTTCCAGGTGTCGATCACCCGCAGCGCCGGTTCGTGGCGCAGCGTGAACCGCAGGTTCTCGATTTTGACGATGGTGCCCAGCCGGTGGCCGCGATGGTCCGGGTCGACGATGGTGATCTGCTGG includes:
- the paaN gene encoding phenylacetic acid degradation protein PaaN, with the translated sequence MTETPHPLYVTHADTLARALTAIAERDYWSAYPESPSPRIYGEHAAAEGAAAFRAYLGKDFPLDQPTATGAPVATDDSPFGIELDVRYPRADVDQLITAARAALPGWRDAGPRSRAGVCLEILARLHAHSFELANAVQFTTGQAFVMAFQAGGTHALDRALEAVAYAYAEMTRHPRTAGWEKPAGRGEPLRMTKTFHVVPRGVALVVGCHTFPTWNSYPGLFASLVTGNPVLVKPHPGAVLPLAITVRYAREVLSEAGFDPDLVQLAAEAPGERLATVLAGRPEVRIIDFTGSTEYGDWLEANARQATVYTEKAGVNTIVVDSTADFAGMCRNIAFSLSLYSGQMCTTPQNILVPAGGIETDQGRKSPDEVAGGIAAAIGKLTGDPARAVELIGAIVDDAVLDRLAAAAKLGEPVLESREISHPAYPDAVVRTPLVVKLDADADDVYGREWFGPVTFVVATASTERSVEIFRRTVAARGALTAGVYSTDQRVLADVEAAALDVGVHLSANLTGGVFVNQSAAFSDFHASGANAAANSALTDGAYVAGRFRIVQSRRHV